The following is a genomic window from Saccopteryx bilineata isolate mSacBil1 chromosome 4, mSacBil1_pri_phased_curated, whole genome shotgun sequence.
GAGGAGGAGCACCTAGTACTCTGCCTGCTTAACTTTCTTCTTTTGGCCCGAGTGTAGCATGTTTAAAATCCACTGTTCTAGGGGGTATAGTaagtggaagggagaaagaggacagggaaaagatcagatggatttaagaGAAGGGCCCTTTGGGTGACAGTGAGTGAAAAGTTCTATGCGTGCATGGAGAAGGAAGGTTGCCCTGTTGGGAAGGAGGGAACTGTAAACCTGGGACTGGGGAAAGTGTCTAGTCAAGCTCTAACCCTGAAGGAATTTGTTCTTTAGGTACGAGGAACAGCAAATTCAGGAAAAAGTGGCGACCTTTCGACTCATGTTGCTGGAGAAGGATGTGAACCCTGGGGGCAAGGAGGAgaccccagggcagaggccagcgTGAGTGTTTTCACTCTCCTTTGATTTACTCTGGACTGTATATTGCTCCTTCTGCTGTCCTCTCTTCTTACCTCCACTTCCTgtttgtcttctttctcaggatccTGTTTGGCCCCTGCCTGTAATTGTGTAAAAATGACTGCCCTTTGCTCTGAGTTCTTCACAccgtttgtttttttctctagggTCACCGAGACTCACCAGTTGGCAGAATTGAATGAGAAGAAGAATGAGCGACTTCGTGCTGCCTTTGGCATCAGTGATTCCTATGTGGATGGCAGCTCTTTTGATCCTCAGCGTCGTGCTCGAGAAGCCAAACAACCAGCTCCCGAGCCTCCCAAACCTTATAGGTACTCAAGACCAAGCAACCAGTGTCAGCTTCTCTTATAAGAACTTTATTTTGTGGACTATTTCTTCTAATGTCtctagattttgtttttctgaagtcttgagaaaatacatctttttttttttttaagttagaggcgAGGAGATAAGACTTTCACATGTGTCCTGAtgggggatccacctggcaacctctttCTGAGGttgatgctcgaatcagctgagctatcctcagcacccgaggccaacgctcgaaccacttgagccactggctgcaagaggggaagaaaaaggggagagggagaaaatcaCTGatggtttcttatatgtgccctgatggggaattgaaccctggacatccgcatgctaggctgatgctctatccacttagccaactggccagggccaagaaaatttattttaacaccTGTCCTCTTCATTTTGCCCAGCCTTGTTCGAGATTCCAGCAGTTCTCGTTCACCAACTCCaaagcaaaagaagaagaaaaagaagaaagatagagGACGGTAAGTTGGTTGGAAAGTTACTATAGTAAGTCAGAGGACCAGCCCTGTCATGCATACATTTTCTCTCCTGAGTCAGttaatctctcttcctctctgtctttataGAGAATTTTTCCTTCTGGAAATCAGGAGAGAGTTGTCAGACACCTCAGGGGAGGGGGGCGGCATTCAGGTTTCCATTGGGAGAGGAATATATATGCTTTTTTAGTAGGAAGAGTTGATTCTGCAGCTCTTTCAATTAAGAATTGGCAACAGTATTTTGGTTTTCtgggattttgtttttcattttgaggTTTAATGATATAAGGAGGAGGTAACTATGCTTCTTAGAGAGTAAGTCCTGGGTTTAGGTCTGGGACATTAGTGCTTTTGGAGTCGTTCAGTGCTTTTTAGAAGCCTTTTGGAGATTGTGGTATTATAAGTGGGAGTGTCAGGGGAAAAGCCAAGCAGGATGACCTTGTTTCTGAACTCATTTTTAGCAGGTCAGAGAGCAGCTCTCCTCGacgagagaggaagaagagttcTAAGAAGAAGAAGCACAGGTATGAGGTGGGAGTATATGGAGTGATTGGAGAGGCTTAATGAGTCCAGGCATAGGTATTGGTGTATGCTTTATCTTTTATCGCCCCACAGGTCAGAATCTGAATCCAAGAAACGAAAGCATAGGTAAGAGCTTTTTGTGGCATGGGGACATGGTGGCACATAGAGTGGTGAGCCATTGCTTGTTGGCCTTGCTTGCTCTCTGGGTGGGGGTTGGGTATGTCATTTTTTGGAGTAAAGCTCAGTTCCTTGATCTTTcaattctgtattattttatttttggttttacttattttttttattgattattacTGTTAATCTTATTTCTCAGGTCTCCCACTCCAAAGAGCAAACGTAAATCTAAGGACAAGAAGCGGAAGCGGTGAGTGAATCTATGTGAATTGGAGGCGAATTTGTTGAGCAAGTAGATGAATGCCATCTAGGATAGGGTAGAATCAGTCATATACCTGATTGGTAATGGGTTAAGGGATGAGTGAAGGTAATCCAGTACAGGTGTGACAGCACCCTGAATTGTGGGTGGTGGTCTTTCTTCAGGTCTCGAAGTACAACACCAGTGCCCAAGAGCCGCCGGGCCCACCATTCAACTTCTGCTGATTCTGCTTCCTCTTCTGATACTTCCCGCAGTCGGTAAGGGGTAgtccaggaggaagggagggagagggacttGTGGGTTaatcaatttaatatttattgagcgccCACGGTGTGCTAGGCGCTGCACAGACCATTCGGAAGACACGGTCCCTGCCCTCTAGGAGCTGACAGGCTAAAGCAACAGGATGGACAGACATATacatttccccttctcttttttttcttttgtttcttttgttattttttgttttgttctgatgTATATGGACTGCCAGAATAGGGGGGGGTTGTTCGTGGTGTCTGGGGGAGGAAGGAATCCTTACCCTGGCTTCCTTAATCggggaaggcttcctgaaggaggtgggCTCAGAGGTGAGTTGTGAATGAAGTGGGTAGGGAATGGCTGGGTGGAGGGTTTGGGGAGGTTTGAGGGAGGTGAATAGAGGGGTAGAGGAACAACATTTTTTGGGACTGTGTTGGGAAGAGAAGGACCAAAGCGAATTGGACTTGAATTTCAGTGAGTGATTTGAGTTTTGTGAATATGAGAAGGCTTTTTGGAGAAGGGTTATGTACAGTCAGGAAAGGTGGATGGGAGCTAGGGAGGGGGTTTTCTATACTACCCTGAGctaatttcctttctcttcctcatcctcaATTACCTTTCTCAGGTCTcgaagtgctgcaacaaaaaccCATACAactgccttgactgggcaaagtCTTTCCCCTGCTTCAGGGTGTAGAGGGGAGGGAGACGCACCTTCCAGAGAACCAGATACCACCAACACAGGGCATCCCAGCAGCCCGGAGTCCTCTGCAAAGCAGCCAAGTAACCCCTGTGAAGACAAAGACAAGGAGGTATGTTCCTGAGTTAATAGATGTTTGTTGCATTGCGGATTATGGGCTTAGGGGTAGGCATTTGAAGTTAGGAAGAGAAGTGAGAGCTTATTAAGATAAAtgaatttgggtttttttctttctatgttcCTTTTTTGGTTATTCATCAAGTTTTATTCTGCAGATCCTTTAGAATTGTGGTTTTTAAACTTCACTGGAGAGGTTTTTTTATTAacaatatttatatgtttatagaaCTCAAAACTTCTTTATACTTATTCAGTTTTATTAGAtgcttctaatatttttatttcattaaatactGGTTGTACCTAAAATGTTTTAACCCACTGGGTTGCTGCTTGGAATCCGAAAACACTACTCTAGAATGGTCTTTTCAGCACCTGGTCTTTTATACATGCTATTCTAATTCAAACCCTAATGTTTTCTTGCTTCAACTGTAACAGTATGTTTTAATTGCTATTTGCTAAATTCTTACTTCCCCTGTCCATTTTTCAAGGATAAAAAGTCAGATTCTACCAACTTTGGtgaattgctttatttttctgtttaaaagtaCTTTTGTCCTGTTTTTACAGCATTTTATACTGTTTATTGTTGTAAAATATGGTGTGTTTCTTGTATGCATTATCTCTTCTCTCGGTTATAAGACTCTTAAGGCCGTAGACTGTCCATATCTTCAAGGTTTCCCCCAATGTATTTTATGTTAAATGGCTTCTTGTTAATTGAGTGAATATAATGGCCTGTCATGAAAA
Proteins encoded in this region:
- the SRRM2 gene encoding serine/arginine repetitive matrix protein 2 isoform X8; this encodes MYNGIGLPTPRGSGTNGYVQRNLSLVRGRRGERPDYKGEEELRRLEAALVKRPNPDILDHERKRRVELRCLELEEMMEEQGYEEQQIQEKVATFRLMLLEKDVNPGGKEETPGQRPAVTETHQLAELNEKKNERLRAAFGISDSYVDGSSFDPQRRAREAKQPAPEPPKPYSLVRDSSSSRSPTPKQKKKKKKKDRGRRSESSSPRRERKKSSKKKKHRSESESKKRKHRSPTPKSKRKSKDKKRKRSRSTTPVPKSRRAHHSTSADSASSSDTSRSRRCTDHSEDTVPAL